A stretch of Mustela nigripes isolate SB6536 chromosome 6, MUSNIG.SB6536, whole genome shotgun sequence DNA encodes these proteins:
- the LOC132020248 gene encoding small ribosomal subunit protein eS24-like, translated as MTQELTQTRQFVTNQQLQRKQMLMDVLHPRKATVPETEIQGKLAKMDKNIPDVILYLVSEPNWVVARQLAKKNEPSHSPAGHGLCEQERTSRKQGKERKNRMKAVRGTAKASVGAGNKRAGEWTTEGVKILQ; from the coding sequence ATGACGCAGGAACTGACCCAGACCAGGCAGTTCGTGACCAACCAACAACTTCAGAGGAAACAAATGCTCATGGATGTTCTTCACCCCAGAAAGGCAACTGTACCTGAGACAGAAATTCAGGGAAAACTCGCCAAAATGGACAAGAACATACCAGATGTCATTTTGTATTTGGTTTCAGAACCCAATTGGGTGGTGGCGAGACAActggcaaagaaaaatgaacccagCCATAGCCCTGCAGGACATGGCCTGTGTGAGCAGGAAAGGACCTCaagaaaacagggaaaggaaCGCAAGAACAGAATGAAGGCGGTCAGGGGGACTGCCAAAGCTAGTGTTGGTGCTGGCAACAAGCGAGCTGGAGAGTGGACCACAGAAGGAGTAAAGATTCTGCAGTGA